One segment of Pantoea sp. Lij88 DNA contains the following:
- the cysM gene encoding cysteine synthase CysM, whose product MTTLENTIGNTPLIKLQRLTPANGSEVWLKLEGNNPAGSVKDRAAWSMINQAELRGEISPGDQLIEATSGNTGIALAMIAAMKGYRLRLLMPDNMSQERQDAMRAYGAELILVPREQGMEGARDLAQAMAARGEGRVLDQFNNPDNPLGHYQTTGPELWQQSNQRMTHFVSSMGTTGTITGVGRYLKEHNTGVKVIGLQPSEGSSIPGIRRWPLAYLPGIYRPDLVDDVMDMTQKEAEETMRALARREGIFCGVSSGGAVAGALRIAQANPGSVVVAIACDRGDRYLSTGLYHQ is encoded by the coding sequence GTGACGACTCTTGAAAATACCATCGGCAATACCCCGCTGATTAAGTTGCAGCGCCTGACGCCTGCCAACGGCAGTGAGGTCTGGCTCAAGCTGGAAGGCAATAATCCGGCGGGCTCGGTAAAAGATCGCGCGGCCTGGTCGATGATCAATCAGGCGGAGCTGCGGGGTGAGATTTCACCTGGCGATCAGCTGATTGAAGCGACCAGTGGCAATACCGGCATTGCGCTGGCGATGATCGCGGCGATGAAAGGCTATCGTCTTCGCCTGCTGATGCCAGACAACATGAGTCAGGAACGGCAGGACGCGATGCGGGCCTACGGCGCGGAGCTGATTCTGGTGCCGCGAGAGCAGGGTATGGAAGGCGCACGCGATCTGGCGCAGGCGATGGCGGCGCGGGGTGAAGGCCGGGTGCTGGATCAGTTTAATAATCCCGATAACCCGCTGGGCCACTATCAGACCACCGGGCCGGAGCTGTGGCAGCAGTCGAACCAGCGCATGACCCATTTTGTCTCCAGCATGGGCACGACCGGCACCATTACCGGTGTGGGGCGTTACCTGAAAGAGCACAACACCGGCGTGAAGGTAATCGGTTTGCAGCCCAGTGAAGGCAGCAGCATTCCCGGCATCCGCCGCTGGCCGCTGGCCTATCTGCCGGGGATCTACCGGCCCGATCTGGTGGATGATGTGATGGATATGACGCAGAAAGAAGCGGAAGAGACCATGCGGGCGCTGGCACGCCGTGAAGGCATTTTCTGTGGCGTCAGCTCAGGCGGCGCGGTGGCGGGTGCGCTGCGCATTGCACAGGCGAATCCGGGCAGCGTGGTGGTGGCGATCGCCTGCGATCGCGGCGATCGTTATCTCTCGACCGGACTCTATCATCAGTAA
- a CDS encoding response regulator transcription factor — translation MKILLVDDDVELGTMLSQYLIAEGFDAQLVLTGSAGIQGALSGEFTAMILDIMLPDMSGIDVLRQVRQNSRIPVIMLTAKGDNIDRVIGLEMGADDYMPKPCYPRELVARLRAVLRRFEEQVPQPDAKEPLRWGELTLNPATRMSEWQGRTFDLTASEFNLLDLLLRAPDRVVSKDELSEKGLGRPREAYDRSVDVHISNIRQKLSALTADSINIETVRSIGYRIR, via the coding sequence ATGAAAATTCTGCTTGTTGATGATGATGTCGAATTAGGCACGATGTTAAGCCAGTACCTGATCGCCGAAGGGTTTGATGCTCAGCTGGTTCTGACCGGCAGCGCCGGGATTCAGGGCGCGCTGTCCGGAGAGTTTACCGCCATGATTCTGGATATCATGCTGCCCGACATGAGCGGTATTGATGTGTTGCGTCAGGTGCGCCAGAACAGCCGGATACCGGTCATCATGCTGACTGCCAAAGGCGACAATATTGATCGCGTGATCGGTCTGGAGATGGGTGCGGATGACTATATGCCTAAGCCCTGTTATCCCCGCGAGCTGGTGGCCCGTCTGCGCGCGGTATTGCGTCGTTTCGAAGAGCAGGTGCCGCAGCCAGATGCTAAAGAGCCGCTGCGCTGGGGCGAGCTGACGCTGAATCCCGCCACCCGCATGAGCGAATGGCAGGGCCGGACCTTCGATCTGACTGCGTCGGAATTTAATCTGCTGGATTTGCTGCTGCGCGCGCCGGACAGAGTGGTTTCGAAAGATGAGCTCTCTGAAAAGGGGCTGGGGCGTCCGCGCGAAGCCTATGATCGCAGTGTCGATGTCCATATCAGCAACATCCGTCAGAAGCTCAGCGCATTAACCGCTGACAGCATCAACATCGAAACCGTTCGCAGCATCGGTTACCGCATTCGATGA
- the cysA gene encoding sulfate/thiosulfate ABC transporter ATP-binding protein CysA, which yields MSIEINKINKSFGRTSVLNDISLDIASGEMVALLGPSGSGKTTLLRIIAGLEHQNSGQIRFHGNDVSRLHARDRQVGFVFQHYALFRHMTVFDNIAFGLTVLPRRERPSAAEIKQRVTRLLEMVQLAHLANRFPAQLSGGQKQRVALARALAVEPQILLLDEPFGALDAQVRKELRRWLRQLHEEIKFTSVFVTHDQEEAMEVADRVVVMSQGNIEQVGTPDDVWRDPATRFVLEFLGEVNRFDGEIQGSQFHVGAHHWPLGYTSAHQGAVELFLRPWEIDVSRRSSLETPLPVQVLEVSPRGHFWQLVVQPAGWQSEPFSLVFEGEQTAPIRGERLFVGLQQARLYKGDTPLRAVAFAQSA from the coding sequence ATGAGCATTGAGATTAACAAGATCAACAAGTCCTTTGGTCGCACCTCGGTGCTGAACGATATCTCTCTGGATATTGCCTCGGGTGAAATGGTGGCGCTGCTTGGCCCATCAGGCTCGGGTAAAACCACGCTGCTGCGCATTATTGCCGGGCTGGAGCATCAGAACAGCGGTCAGATCCGTTTTCATGGCAACGATGTCAGCCGCCTGCATGCGCGCGATCGTCAGGTTGGTTTCGTCTTCCAGCACTATGCGCTGTTCCGTCACATGACGGTGTTCGACAACATCGCCTTCGGCCTGACCGTGCTGCCGCGTCGTGAACGTCCTTCAGCGGCGGAGATCAAACAGCGTGTGACCCGTCTGCTGGAAATGGTACAGCTGGCGCATCTGGCGAACCGCTTCCCGGCCCAGCTGTCAGGCGGCCAGAAGCAGCGTGTAGCGCTGGCGCGTGCGTTAGCGGTTGAGCCGCAGATTCTGCTGCTGGATGAACCCTTTGGCGCGCTGGATGCTCAGGTACGTAAAGAGCTGCGCCGCTGGCTGCGTCAGCTGCATGAAGAGATTAAATTCACCAGCGTGTTCGTGACCCACGACCAGGAAGAGGCGATGGAAGTCGCGGATCGCGTGGTGGTGATGAGTCAGGGCAATATCGAACAGGTCGGCACGCCGGATGATGTATGGCGCGATCCGGCAACCCGCTTTGTGCTGGAGTTCCTGGGTGAAGTGAATCGCTTTGATGGCGAAATCCAGGGATCGCAGTTCCACGTTGGTGCGCATCACTGGCCGCTGGGCTATACCTCAGCACATCAGGGCGCGGTAGAGCTGTTCCTGCGTCCGTGGGAAATCGACGTGTCACGCCGCAGCAGTCTGGAAACTCCGCTGCCGGTGCAGGTGCTGGAAGTCAGCCCCCGTGGCCACTTCTGGCAGCTGGTGGTTCAGCCTGCTGGCTGGCAGAGTGAGCCGTTCTCGCTGGTGTTTGAAGGCGAGCAGACGGCCCCGATTCGCGGCGAACGCCTGTTCGTTGGCCTGCAGCAGGCGCGCCTCTATAAGGGCGATACGCCGCTGCGCGCTGTTGCCTTTGCACAAAGCGCCTGA